From a region of the Parachlamydiales bacterium genome:
- a CDS encoding exopolysaccharide biosynthesis protein has product MNEKVKTPHPTFLQSLQTLLTLTKETKEIRLQQMFAILSGKGYAALLILISFPFCLPIQIPGFSLFFGALLAFIGLRLAFGKHPWWPKWMLNKTVKSKNLETAVEKTIHAVIYCKKILKPRFTFLARNPLLHRMHGIVILILSLLLAIPIPLPFTNMVVAIPILFFGLGLLEEDGIFIFIAYMLSFLGIGLFFGIFWYSKGHLERILS; this is encoded by the coding sequence ATGAATGAAAAAGTCAAAACTCCACACCCTACTTTCCTGCAATCCTTGCAAACGCTTCTTACCTTGACGAAAGAAACGAAAGAAATTCGTTTGCAGCAAATGTTTGCCATACTTTCCGGTAAAGGCTATGCAGCTTTGCTCATCTTGATCAGCTTCCCCTTCTGCTTGCCCATCCAAATTCCCGGCTTCTCACTCTTTTTTGGCGCACTTCTTGCCTTCATCGGATTGCGCCTTGCCTTCGGAAAGCATCCCTGGTGGCCTAAATGGATGCTAAACAAAACGGTCAAAAGTAAAAATTTGGAAACCGCAGTAGAAAAAACTATCCACGCTGTAATCTACTGCAAGAAAATCCTAAAGCCACGCTTTACATTCCTTGCGCGCAATCCCTTACTGCATCGCATGCACGGGATAGTAATATTAATCCTTTCCTTACTGCTTGCGATTCCCATTCCCCTCCCCTTCACCAATATGGTCGTGGCAATACCCATTCTTTTTTTTGGCTTAGGACTATTAGAAGAAGACGGAATATTCATCTTCATCGCTTATATGCTATCATTTTTAGGGATCGGTCTATTTTTTGGGATATTCTGGTACAGCAAAGGCCATCTGGAAAGGATACTTTCCTAA
- a CDS encoding zeta toxin family protein, whose amino-acid sequence MTNSHLRLRMFAGPHGSGKSTITSVIPTKLLGIYVNPDEIEKKVHKQQFLDLKHYGICSTSQDLLEFFSQSSLLEREGLLAQARYLFLKDNKLYYHGVEVNAFYASVTADYIRHKLIEAERTFTIETVMASPEKIKVLKKAQESGYKTYLYYIATEDPEINISRVRYREKMGGLFVPVDKIVERYALSLDLLYDAVKYVHRAYIFDNSGHQHICLAKVREGKEMEMMVDKVPAWFKKALWDKIPHHHS is encoded by the coding sequence ATGACGAATAGCCATCTGCGTTTGCGTATGTTTGCCGGGCCGCACGGATCCGGTAAAAGCACGATCACTTCCGTCATCCCTACAAAACTGCTGGGCATCTATGTCAATCCTGACGAGATTGAGAAGAAAGTCCATAAGCAGCAATTTCTAGATTTAAAGCATTATGGCATTTGTTCCACTTCACAGGACTTATTAGAATTTTTCTCCCAATCTTCGCTTTTAGAAAGAGAAGGACTTCTTGCTCAAGCGCGCTATCTTTTTCTTAAAGACAATAAACTTTACTATCACGGAGTAGAGGTGAACGCCTTTTATGCTTCTGTGACAGCAGATTATATTCGTCACAAGTTGATCGAAGCGGAGCGTACTTTCACTATAGAGACAGTGATGGCATCCCCTGAGAAGATCAAAGTTCTCAAGAAGGCTCAAGAAAGCGGATACAAAACGTATTTATACTATATTGCTACAGAAGACCCAGAAATTAATATTTCCAGAGTACGCTATCGTGAAAAGATGGGCGGCCTCTTTGTTCCTGTAGATAAGATTGTAGAGAGATACGCTCTATCTTTAGACTTGCTTTACGATGCTGTTAAATATGTTCACCGTGCATATATCTTTGATAACTCAGGACACCAACACATCTGTTTGGCTAAAGTTAGAGAAGGTAAGGAAATGGAGATGATGGTGGACAAAGTCCCTGCGTGGTTTAAAAAAGCGTTGTGGGATAAGATCCCGCACCATCATTCTTAG
- a CDS encoding dihydrofolate reductase family protein, whose product MDKKNLKPKISVFLATSLDGYIATEEGNLDWLDVVYMNDEDFGFRNFLLNIDVIVMGRKTYEVVNGFSNWPYKGKRVIVLSKTLKAVRKDAELYDGDILELVEILGKEGAKHVWVDGGETIAEFLRLSLIERMTVSTIPVILGKGIPLFHKMETGCNCRLLSTHAYESGLVQNCYQLLKTEIYVQ is encoded by the coding sequence ATGGATAAAAAGAATTTAAAACCTAAAATCTCAGTGTTCTTAGCTACGAGTTTAGATGGTTACATTGCAACGGAAGAAGGCAATTTAGATTGGCTGGATGTTGTCTACATGAATGATGAGGACTTTGGTTTCAGAAATTTCCTGCTCAATATTGATGTGATCGTCATGGGTAGAAAAACCTATGAAGTTGTAAATGGCTTTTCGAATTGGCCCTACAAAGGGAAAAGGGTCATTGTATTGAGCAAGACCTTGAAGGCTGTAAGGAAAGATGCTGAACTTTATGACGGCGATATTCTTGAACTGGTAGAGATACTTGGAAAAGAAGGCGCAAAGCATGTTTGGGTAGACGGGGGAGAGACTATTGCTGAATTCCTGCGCTTATCTCTTATTGAGAGAATGACAGTTTCTACTATTCCGGTGATATTAGGTAAGGGGATACCACTTTTCCATAAGATGGAAACAGGTTGTAATTGCCGTTTACTTTCTACACATGCATACGAGAGTGGATTGGTTCAAAATTGCTATCAGTTGTTGAAAACGGAAATCTACGTTCAATAA
- a CDS encoding GyrI-like domain-containing protein produces the protein MTDSSIVKVQKKYIMGIECRTSNMPGAASKDIPQLWGRFYTENIMSQIPKISDDVYALYCEYEGDYTAPYTCMIGCMVSSMDNIPAGLVAKVIPASDYAKYEAKGEFPQSVLNTWVSIWNGSLKRTYVVDFEVYDSRFATESNKPVDIYVGIKG, from the coding sequence ATGACAGATTCTTCCATCGTGAAAGTACAGAAAAAATATATTATGGGAATCGAATGCCGGACTTCTAATATGCCGGGTGCCGCTTCTAAGGATATACCTCAGCTTTGGGGAAGGTTCTATACTGAAAATATCATGAGCCAAATCCCTAAGATCTCCGACGATGTATACGCTCTTTATTGTGAATATGAAGGGGATTATACTGCCCCCTACACATGCATGATCGGCTGCATGGTTTCTTCCATGGATAACATACCCGCAGGTTTGGTCGCTAAAGTGATTCCAGCCTCAGACTATGCTAAATATGAAGCAAAGGGGGAATTTCCCCAGAGTGTGTTAAACACATGGGTAAGCATTTGGAATGGCAGTTTAAAACGCACTTACGTTGTTGATTTTGAGGTGTACGATAGTAGGTTTGCTACTGAAAGTAATAAGCCGGTGGATATTTATGTAGGTATAAAAGGATAG
- a CDS encoding glucosidase, translated as MSANSSTNVEKSRLIEAKNESLLWKLWGPYLSERQWGTVREDYSEDGNAWAYFSHDQARSRAYRWGEDGIAGISDDKQNLCFALALWNGQDSILKERHFGLTNQEGNHGEDVKEYYYYLDSTPTHSYMKYLYKYPQNAYPYSQLVTENSKRSRTEKEFELIDTGIFNENKYFDVYIEYAKEGPEDILVKINAFNRGKEPASLHLLPTLWFRNTWTYGKDVTKPTLKRFEGKGSTVIASMEKLGDYFLYCEGDAPLLFTENETNNERLFGTANNSSFVKDGINDYVIHGNKGAVNAEEIGSKVSPHYLLSIQGGGSASVKLRLRKGEGQIDALLGADFDRIFEVRLKEADEFYNAMSIGMDSDKKRVLRQAMAGMLWSKQYYLFEVDKWLRERQADPFSLPSKESRNKEWFHMINDHIISMPDKWEYPWYAAWDLAFHSIALSQVDIDFAKEQLSLMLKEIYLHPNGQIPAYEWNFSDVNPPVHAWATLFLMRSEMGMTGKVDYDFLKRAFNKLMLNFNWWVNRKDRFGKNVFEGGFLGLDNIGVFDRSSSLPTGGNLEQADGTAWMALFSQNMLELSIELTAVDPAYEDLAIKYEEHFLWIASALNRMGQEGMWDEEDGFYYDLLRQPDGTSTRLKVRSIVGLLPLCATTVIEKWQIERVSRLKTKFRKRLLQMPELLKTVQHSSSDRTGYADRSIIALVNEERLKRILATLLDEKEFLSEYGIRALSKYHQEHPYVFNTEGTEYRVEYLPGESDSGMFGGNSNWRGPLWIPINVLIIRALMQFYLYYGDTLKVECPTGSGKMMNLFEVGHELVNRLIKIFLRDEEGKRAVFGSTETFQKDEFWRDNLLFYEYFNGDTGAGLGASHQTGWTGLIGKLIVYMGNLDPIQFLERGKNEAFKVNISK; from the coding sequence ATGAGCGCAAATTCTTCGACCAATGTTGAGAAATCCCGGTTGATTGAAGCGAAAAATGAATCTCTACTTTGGAAGCTCTGGGGGCCCTATTTGAGTGAAAGGCAATGGGGCACTGTCCGAGAGGATTATAGTGAAGATGGCAACGCATGGGCGTACTTTTCGCATGACCAAGCCCGTTCCAGAGCATACCGTTGGGGTGAAGACGGTATTGCGGGTATCTCGGACGATAAACAGAATTTATGTTTTGCTCTAGCGCTTTGGAATGGTCAGGATTCTATTCTAAAGGAACGTCATTTTGGACTGACAAACCAGGAAGGCAACCACGGTGAAGATGTTAAGGAATACTATTACTACTTAGACAGCACTCCCACGCATTCTTACATGAAGTACCTCTATAAATATCCTCAGAATGCCTATCCCTATTCTCAATTGGTCACTGAAAACAGTAAACGGAGTCGAACTGAAAAGGAATTTGAACTAATCGATACGGGTATTTTCAACGAGAACAAATATTTCGATGTCTATATCGAATATGCTAAAGAGGGTCCTGAAGATATCTTAGTTAAGATAAACGCTTTTAATAGAGGAAAGGAGCCTGCTTCTCTACATCTTCTACCGACTTTATGGTTTAGAAATACGTGGACTTACGGCAAGGACGTGACGAAGCCTACTCTTAAAAGGTTCGAAGGGAAGGGATCCACTGTCATAGCTTCTATGGAGAAATTGGGGGACTATTTTCTGTATTGCGAGGGGGACGCTCCTCTTCTTTTTACTGAAAATGAAACAAATAATGAAAGGCTTTTTGGTACAGCTAACAACTCATCCTTTGTAAAGGATGGAATCAACGACTACGTCATTCATGGTAATAAAGGGGCTGTCAATGCGGAGGAAATAGGATCAAAAGTTTCTCCACACTATCTGCTCTCCATTCAAGGCGGCGGCTCAGCTTCCGTTAAGCTGCGTTTAAGGAAAGGAGAGGGGCAGATTGATGCACTGCTTGGTGCGGACTTTGATAGGATCTTTGAAGTTAGATTGAAAGAGGCGGATGAGTTCTACAATGCAATGTCTATAGGAATGGATAGCGATAAAAAGCGTGTCCTACGCCAAGCTATGGCAGGGATGCTTTGGAGCAAACAATACTATCTGTTTGAGGTGGACAAATGGTTGAGAGAAAGGCAAGCAGACCCTTTTAGCTTGCCCAGCAAGGAATCACGCAATAAAGAGTGGTTTCATATGATCAATGACCACATTATCTCCATGCCGGACAAATGGGAATACCCTTGGTATGCTGCCTGGGACCTTGCTTTCCATTCCATCGCGCTTTCTCAAGTGGATATCGACTTTGCTAAAGAGCAACTGAGCTTGATGCTGAAGGAAATATATTTGCACCCGAATGGCCAAATCCCTGCCTACGAGTGGAATTTTAGTGATGTGAACCCTCCCGTCCATGCATGGGCAACGCTTTTCCTGATGCGCTCCGAAATGGGAATGACGGGCAAAGTGGATTATGATTTCCTCAAACGGGCCTTTAACAAGCTCATGTTGAATTTCAACTGGTGGGTTAATCGGAAGGACCGCTTTGGAAAAAATGTATTCGAAGGTGGCTTTCTGGGCTTGGATAATATAGGCGTCTTCGACCGCAGTTCATCTTTGCCCACAGGTGGTAATTTGGAGCAAGCGGATGGTACTGCGTGGATGGCTTTATTTAGTCAGAATATGCTTGAGCTAAGTATCGAATTGACAGCAGTGGATCCTGCCTATGAAGACCTTGCTATCAAATACGAAGAACACTTTCTGTGGATTGCATCGGCACTAAACCGTATGGGCCAGGAGGGAATGTGGGATGAAGAAGATGGATTTTACTATGATCTGTTGCGACAACCGGACGGTACAAGCACACGCCTCAAGGTTCGCTCTATCGTAGGGCTGCTCCCTTTATGTGCGACGACAGTGATTGAGAAATGGCAAATCGAAAGGGTATCCCGCCTTAAAACGAAGTTCCGTAAGCGTCTTCTGCAAATGCCTGAGTTGCTGAAAACGGTTCAGCATTCATCAAGCGATCGTACAGGCTATGCTGATCGGTCCATCATTGCTTTGGTCAATGAAGAACGCTTAAAACGTATTTTAGCGACCTTGCTGGATGAAAAAGAGTTTCTAAGCGAGTATGGGATTCGGGCCCTCTCGAAATATCACCAAGAACATCCCTATGTTTTTAATACAGAAGGAACAGAATATCGTGTTGAATATCTGCCTGGAGAATCTGATTCGGGGATGTTCGGGGGGAATTCTAATTGGAGAGGCCCCTTATGGATTCCTATCAACGTCCTAATCATCCGGGCGCTGATGCAGTTTTACTTATATTATGGGGATACCTTGAAAGTGGAGTGCCCCACAGGTTCAGGTAAGATGATGAACCTATTTGAAGTAGGACACGAACTAGTAAATCGTTTAATTAAGATCTTCTTACGTGATGAGGAGGGTAAACGAGCTGTGTTTGGTTCTACTGAGACTTTTCAGAAGGACGAATTTTGGAGGGACAACTTGCTTTTCTATGAGTATTTCAATGGGGATACGGGTGCAGGTCTTGGTGCCAGCCATCAGACGGGTTGGACGGGCTTAATAGGTAAGTTAATTGTTTACATGGGAAATCTTGACCCGATTCAGTTTCTTGAAAGGGGAAAAAATGAGGCATTTAAAGTAAATATATCTAAATAA
- a CDS encoding thiamine phosphate synthase — protein sequence MIPISRALCSTLHTTPLLRASLHQSKIDLHLVTHREDAQDEEDFVVRAVASVQGGARYVQMRDTTKNLQACLKTAYRLKALLHGRARLIVNNYVEVAHAVKAGVHLGQNDFPVAEARKLLGKKAIIGLTVNNLEQVILANKQPVNYIGVQVFPSEQTKPGVENCLGMDFKKVCQISRHPLVLIGGLTHETIPSLLSYLRPGDGIAMVGSLWRGSNPCAEAQSIRTLLDTPLLRKEPPHEFPLRRR from the coding sequence ATGATCCCCATTTCAAGAGCATTATGCTCAACACTGCATACCACCCCCCTTTTGCGAGCTTCACTGCATCAAAGCAAAATAGATTTGCATTTAGTGACCCATCGCGAGGATGCACAGGATGAAGAAGATTTTGTCGTGCGTGCTGTTGCATCGGTACAGGGAGGTGCCAGATACGTGCAGATGCGCGATACCACCAAAAACTTGCAGGCCTGCTTAAAGACAGCTTACCGCCTTAAAGCCCTTTTACATGGGAGGGCGCGCCTTATTGTAAACAACTATGTCGAGGTTGCACATGCCGTCAAGGCAGGGGTACATTTAGGGCAAAATGACTTCCCTGTAGCTGAAGCGAGAAAACTGTTAGGGAAGAAGGCGATCATTGGCCTTACCGTCAATAACTTAGAGCAGGTCATCCTCGCCAATAAACAACCTGTCAACTACATTGGGGTGCAGGTTTTCCCTTCAGAACAAACCAAGCCGGGAGTAGAGAATTGTCTAGGGATGGATTTCAAGAAAGTGTGCCAAATTTCGCGACACCCCCTTGTACTTATTGGAGGGCTGACCCATGAAACCATTCCGTCGCTCCTCTCCTATCTTCGTCCTGGGGATGGCATCGCAATGGTCGGTTCACTTTGGCGAGGTTCCAATCCCTGTGCTGAAGCACAATCCATCCGCACCCTTCTAGACACCCCCTTACTTAGAAAGGAACCGCCCCACGAATTTCCCTTGCGTCGTAGATAA